The following are encoded together in the Anopheles nili chromosome 3, idAnoNiliSN_F5_01, whole genome shotgun sequence genome:
- the LOC128726185 gene encoding elongator complex protein 2: protein MSITTLYTSASCNRTPDSLDWGDDGLIYFAANNAIAVFDPKYHGSVKIVRTLTGHTARVNTVRVVHNASDCLGGIDLISGSDDSTCILWNTKDASVPLANARFVLKGHTNSVTVAEAFVDTTHNLIVATGSVDSSIKLWHAENETEFACFQTIDLRSGLTFGMKLFGLPQSNATVLAYTTDTDVVNLCVRQEEGDSFPIFVHVEQLKGHCDWVRGLDHIRLPDSEDCLLASSSQDTFIRLWRISPRASLQKQKQIDEILLDEDITLEERTFTVRTASGSEYHYALSLESVLQGHEGWVYGVHFRIRDNQLHLLSSSIDKTLTVWTPSESGVWVESVRVGEVGGSSLGFYGGKLSPDGRSIIGHGFQGSFHLWHEDPAQPGLWNPGTIIGGHFGGARDLAWDPTGGMYVMTLSADQTTRVHAPWLRGDEVTWHEIGRPQVHGYDMQCLTLLSRYRLASAAEEKIIRIFEAPSNFVQNFRTLCGISDDSEGDEIVKSQPMGASVPSLGLSNKAVFEIEQPETETRHIKDMYPEHYFSPITMSSPPAEETLMQNTLWPEVQKLYGHGNEIYAIACTYDGSLIASACRATSADQAQIILWDTNTWRIVQQLTAHQLTVTQLAFSPNGQFLLSVSRDRTFSVFHRVAVEQERKEFKLFMRSDKSKGVHTRIIWCCDWSHDSETFVTGSRDGKVVAWTKSQEQSSGSATHFIQKAILELKNESITAVAFGRMMLSEKRYLVAVGLESGAIKLYTLGQWDLQLTIAEKDAHHMTVKRLSFRPHVANHQLASCGEDGLVRVYAIEV from the exons ATGTCCATAACAACGCTCTACACTTCAGCCTCATGTAATCGGACGCCGGATTCATTGGATTGGGGCGATGATGGGTTGATTTACTTCGCCGCCAACAACGCTATTGCCGTGTTTGATCCAAAG TACCATGGCTCCGTAAAAATCGTGCGCACGCTGACGGGACACACGGCTAGGGTGAATACAGTGCGAGTAGTTCACAATGCTAGCGATTGTCTCGGAGGAATCGACCTCATCAGTGGTTCCGACGATAGTACATGTATACTGTGGAACACCAAGGATGCATCCGTACCTCTAGCAAATGCGCGATTTGTGCTGAAAGGCCACACGAACAGCGTGACGGTAGCAGAAGCTTTTGTTGATACAACGCACAATCTGATCGTCGCTACGGGGTCAGTGGATAGCTCGATCAAGTTGTGGCACgctgaaaatgaaaccgaattCGCATGCTTTCAAACGATCGACTTGCGGTCGGGACTGACGTTTGGAATGAAGTTGTTCGGTTTGCCCCAATCCAACGCCACCGTGCTCGCATACACCACCGATACGGACGTCGTTAATTTGTGCGTTAGACAAGAGGAGGGCGATTCTTTCCCCATCTTTGTCCATGTCGAACAGTTGAAAGGACACTGCGATTGGGTCCGTGGTTTGGACCACATCCGGCTACCAGACAGTGAGGATTGCTTACTAGCCAGCTCATCTCAGGATACATTCATCCGATTGTGGCGAATTTCGCCCAGAGCTTCATTGCAGAAGCAGAAACAGATCGATGAAATCCTTCTAGACGAGGACATTACGCTCGAGGAACGCACATTTACCGTTCGTACTGCTTCTGGAAGCGAATACCACTATGCTCTGTCCCTGGAGTCCGTACTTCAAGGGCACGAAGGGTGGGTGTACGGAGTGCACTTCCGCATACGCGACAACCAGCTACATCTGCTGTCGAGTTCGATCGACAAAACCCTTACCGTATGGACACCTTCCGAGAGTGGCGTTTGGGTTGAGAGTGTTCGCGTGGGCGAAGTTGGAGGCTCATCGCTCGGATTTTATGGTGGTAAATTGTCGCCTGACGGTCGGTCCATCATCGGGCATGGATTTCAAGGAAGTTTTCATCTGTGGCACGAAGATCCCGCGCAGCCGGGCCTCTGGAACCCGGGGACGATCATCGGAGGGCATTTTGGTGGAGCGAGAGACCTTGCTTGGGACCCAACCGGAGGAATGTACGTGATGACGCTCTCAGCGGATCAAACCACACGTGTCCACGCCCCGTGGCTCCGCGGCGACGAAGTTACTTGGCACGAAATAGGCCGCCCACAGGTGCACGGTTACGATATGCAATGTTTAACGTTGCTCTCGCGCTATCGGTTGGCGAGTGCGGCTGAGGAGAAAATAATACGAATTTTTGAAGCCCCATCCAATTTCGTGCAAAATTTTCGAACACTCTGTGGCATTTCTGACGATTCGGAGGGCGATGAGATTGTAAAAA GTCAGCCTATGGGAGCATCTGTACCGTCTTTGGGCCTTTCCAACAAAGCGGTATTTGAGATTGAGCAACCCGAAACGGAAACCCGCCATATTAAGGATATGTACCCGGAACATTATTTCAGTCCGATTACTATGAGCTCACCGCCGGCAGAAGAAACGCTTATGCAAAACACGCTGTGGCCAGAAGTCCAGAAGCTTTATGGtcatggaaatgaaatttacgCAATTGCATGTACCTATGATGGGAGCCTCATTGCGTCTGCTTGCCGAGCGACCTCAGCAGATCAAGCTCAGATTATACTCTG GGACACAAATACCTGGCGAATCGTACAGCAGCTGACTGCCCATCAATTGACAGTGACACAGCTTGCATTCTCGCCCAATGGACAATTTCTTCTATCTGTGTCTCGCGATCGAACGTTTTCCGTATTTCATCGGGTAGCAGTAGAACAGGAAAGGAAAGAATTCAAGCTGTTTATGCGCTCCGACAAATCAAAAGGAGTGCACACGCGCATTATTTGGTGCTGTGACTGGTCGCACGACTCGGAAACGTTTGTTACGGGTTCTAGGGATGGAAAGGTGGTGGCCTGGACGAAGTCCCAGGAACAATCAAGTGGATCGGCGACCCATTTCATACAGAAAGCTATTTTGGAGCTCAAAAATGAATCAATAACAGCTGTCGCATTTGGCAGAATGATGCTTTCGGAAAAACGGTACTTGGTGGCCGTTGGATTGGAGAGTGGTGCAATCAAATTGTACACGCTAGGACAGTGGGATCTGCAGCTAACTATTGCTGAAAA AGATGCACATCATATGACGGTCAAGCGCCTTTCATTCCGACCACACGTGGCGAACCACCAACTGGCAAGTTGTGGTGAGGATGGTCTAGTTCGAGTTTATGCTATAGAAGTATAg
- the LOC128722934 gene encoding ARF GTPase-activating protein Git, producing MSRAKSRIQTDVCGDCGSSDPSWASINRGILLCADCCSVHRSLGRHISQVKSLRQGTWQPSLLNFVNQLNTHGANSLWEHLLLGAAAPKNLKRKPTPKDAVHPTKADFIRAKHVQLAYVLKPTFQAEDGSSLELELSKQLHASVRASNLETSLRLLVQGADPNFYNEDKGSTPLHVAVKSGQLSQIELLLVYGADVNALDAQGHTSLELAKQGKHTVIAERLLEVMYEVTDRLTFFLIGKKPNHAAGQHLLIPGQSKKEMSEQLKIARGKLQLVPNRMFEELVMDLYDEVDRRETEAIWATSALNPDSGAVPFLPANPHLSATRNQGRQKLARFSQQEFAGLLMDVLLDAHRRQNMANLRPIDGPLPAGLAQLKAAAAASAAGTRDSNMSDDEPLYDAVASDDDYAALAPVAQQALVNKSSPAAVSNVEVETLRQRLHDQELTIHELRSMVQKLASENDQLKSHIDTKEHEVQLRIDSHLNGSGASEGSPERDVGGSQDSRQAAAAAAAANAKRPVSMYEARQTPRDESRAPVTQSLYSMAPAPSTGHQLPSNEEVKCRTNVVARRIKELFAAMQELSQREAFIPCADRIRLAVVDLMALYPASLIANECLRGALQQLNFHANLMQAECARLQQCLAAESAGQLGNGTTGGVGNGLSEGVQQSMEQVRGCAYELAKSTKILITHVKE from the exons atgtcaCGTGCTAAATCGCGTATACAAACGGACGTCTGCGGGGACTGTGGCAGCTCGG ATCCCTCCTGGGCGTCGATCAACCGCGGCATCCTGCTTTGCGCCGACTGCTGCTCCGTCCATCGGAGCCTTGGTCGGCACATCTCTCAGGTGAAGTCGCTACGCCAGGGTACCTGGCAGCCGTCGTTGCTGAACTTCGTAAACCAACTGAACACACACGGTGCCAACAGTCTCTGGGAACATCTGTTGCTCGGCGCAGCGGCACCGAAAAACCTGAAACGAAAACCGACTCCAAAGGATGCGGTGCATCCAACAAAAGCCGATTTCATACGGGCCAAGCACGTTCAGCTGGCGTACGTGCTTAAGCCTACATTTCAGGCCGAGGATGGGAGCAGCTTGGAGCTCGAGCTGAGCAAACAGCTTCACGCTAGCGTACGAGCTAGTAATCTGGAAACATCCCTTCGGTTGCTGGTGCAAGGAGCGGATCCAAACTTCTACAACGAGGACAAAGGCTCCACGCCTCTTCACGTGGCCGTCAAGTCGGGTCAGCTATCCCAGATCGAGCTGCTGCTTGTCTACGGTGCCGATGTAAATGCACTCGATGCCCAGGGACACACTTCGCTAGAGTTAGCCAAGCAAGGGAAGCACACTGTCATCGCCGAAAGGCTGCTGGAAGTCATGTACGAGGTGACTGATCGGTTAACATTCTTTCTGATCGgtaaaaaaccaaaccacgcg GCAGGGCAACATTTGCTCATTCCTGGTCAGTCGAAGAAAGAGATGAGTGAACAGCTGAAGATCGCTCGCGGCAAACTGCAGCTCGTCCCGAACCGAATGTTCGAGGAGTTGGTAATGGATCTGTACGATGAAGTGGATCGCCGCGAAACTGAAGCAATCTGGGCGACAAGTGCTCTCAATCCAGACTCTGGGGCCGTGCCGTTTCTTCCCGCCAATCCTCATCTAAGTGCCACAAGGAACCAG GGACGTCAAAAGCTAGCTCGGTTCAGCCAGCAGGAATTTGCGGGGCTGCTGATGGATGTCCTGCTCGATGCACACCGTCGTCAAAACATGGCCAATCTTCGCCCCATCGATGGACCGTTGCCGGCAGGTCTGGCACAGCTTAAGGCGGCCGCTGCGGCTTCTGCAGCTGGGACACGTGACTCCAACATGTCCGATGACGAACCCCTGTACGACGCCGTCGCTTCCGATGATGACTACGCCGCGCTGGCGCCGGTGGCGCAACAG GCGCTAGTGAACAAATCATCCCCAGCAGCCGTCTCCAATGTGGAGGTAGAAACGTTGCGCCAACGATTGCATGACCAAGAGCTAACAATTCACGAGCTGCGCAGCATGGTACAGAAGTTGGCCTCGGAAAACGATCAACTGAAATCGCACATCGACACGAAGGAGCACGAGGTTCAGCT GAGGATCGATTCACATCTGAATGGATCCGGAGCTAGCGAGGGTTCGCCAGAGCGAGATGTCGGCGGAAGTCAAGACTCACGGCAAGCGGctgcggcagcggcggcggccaACGCCAAACGACCCGTCAGTATGTACGAAGCCCGGCAAACTCCGCGCGACGAAAGCAGAGCTCCTGTTACGCAAAGCCTCTACTCAATGGCACCAGCTCCCTCGACGGGGCATCAGCTTCCTTCGAATGAAGAGGTAAAATGCCGCACAAACGTCGTTGCTCGGCGCATCAAGGAATTGTTTGCAGCCATGCAGGAGCTGTCTCAGCGCGAGGCGTTTATTCCGTGCGCGGATCGGATACGTTTAGCCGTGGTCGACCTGATGGCGCTATATCCTGCCTCACTGATCGCGAACGAATGTCTGCGCGGAGCCCTGCAGCAGCTCAATTTCCACGCCAATCTCATGCAGGCGGAATGCGCCCGATTACAGCAATGTCTGGCGGCGGAAAGTGCCGGTCAGCTAGGAAATGGTACTACTGGAGGCGTCGGTAACGGGTTGTCGGAAGGGGTACAACAGAGTATGGAGCAGGTGCGGGGCTGTGCGTATGAGTTGGCGAAATCGACGAAAATTCTCATCACCCACGTAAAGGAGTAG
- the LOC128726700 gene encoding dynein axonemal light chain 4, producing MEDQPKAEGEADKKIVHVYPLVKFSDMNDDVRAEAIELSITACEKYAQNYEVAAKTIKELMDKKFGTFWHVVVGEGFGYEVSYETKNILYLFFGGNLAIVLWKCS from the exons ATGGAGGACCAACCGAAGGCTGAAGGTGAAGCGGACAAAAAGATTGTCCATGTCTATCCACTGGTAAAG TTTTCCGATATGAATGACGATGTCCGAGCCGAGGCGATAGAATTGAGCATTACAGCGTGTGAGAAATACGCACAAAACTACGAG GTTGCGGCGAAAACGATCAAAGAGCTGATGGATAAAAAGTTTGGCACCTTCTGGCACGTGGTCGTCGGCGAAGGTTTCGGCTACGAGGTGTCCTACGAAACGAAGAACATACTGTACCTGTTCTTTGGCGGCAACCTAGCGATCGTCCTGTGGAAGTGTTCTTAA